In Frondihabitans sp. PAMC 28766, a genomic segment contains:
- a CDS encoding carbohydrate ABC transporter permease, with translation MLQWIGLAPGFRPIASFLILVVVLGALVGALVYLGVKRRWLSHTTAAFWLFASPWIFGFLLFTLGPMIYSLGLSFYNWDLLSPPTFAGIANYQKAASDPLLGQAIKVTLTYAVVSVPLQTALSLLVAMLMNIKVRGINVFRTIWYIPSLVTGVAQAVLFLWVFNPNYGLVNGVLAAVGIKGPAWFSDSHWALPAVILMSLWTVGGNMVIYLAGLQDVPDELYEAAQLDGAGRVRLFWSITVPQISPVIFFNVVTGLIGSMQVFTQGYLLSQNGNGPNNSLLFYVYYLFENGFQFFKMGYASALAWILLLMILALTAIVFRGSAFWVYYESARPTERRRRVH, from the coding sequence ATGCTGCAGTGGATCGGGCTCGCGCCCGGCTTCCGGCCGATCGCTTCGTTCCTGATCCTGGTGGTCGTGCTGGGAGCCTTGGTGGGTGCCCTCGTCTATCTCGGCGTGAAGCGGCGGTGGCTGAGCCACACCACCGCCGCTTTCTGGCTCTTCGCATCGCCGTGGATCTTCGGATTCTTGTTGTTCACGCTTGGCCCCATGATCTACTCCTTGGGTCTCTCGTTCTACAACTGGGATCTCCTGTCGCCTCCGACGTTCGCCGGCATCGCCAACTATCAGAAAGCCGCGAGCGACCCCTTGCTCGGTCAGGCAATCAAGGTGACGTTGACCTACGCCGTGGTCAGCGTTCCCCTTCAGACGGCCCTGTCGCTCCTTGTCGCCATGCTGATGAACATCAAGGTCCGCGGCATCAACGTGTTTCGAACCATCTGGTACATCCCGAGCCTCGTGACCGGCGTAGCCCAGGCAGTTCTCTTCCTCTGGGTTTTCAACCCCAACTACGGTCTCGTGAACGGTGTCTTGGCCGCCGTCGGCATCAAAGGACCGGCTTGGTTTAGTGACTCTCATTGGGCGCTGCCCGCCGTTATCCTAATGAGCCTTTGGACGGTTGGCGGCAACATGGTCATCTACCTCGCCGGGCTGCAGGATGTGCCCGACGAGTTATACGAGGCGGCGCAGCTCGACGGCGCCGGTCGAGTGCGCCTGTTCTGGAGCATCACGGTTCCGCAGATCAGCCCCGTCATCTTCTTCAACGTCGTCACCGGGCTCATCGGATCTATGCAGGTCTTCACTCAGGGCTACCTGCTTTCCCAGAACGGCAACGGACCGAACAATTCGCTTCTCTTCTACGTGTATTACCTCTTCGAGAACGGATTTCAGTTCTTCAAGATGGGATATGCGTCCGCACTCGCATGGATTCTCCTGCTCATGATTCTGGCGTTGACCGCCATCGTGTTCCGTGGGAGCGCCTTCTGGGTCTACTACGAATCCGCCCGCCCTACCGAAAGGCGCCGTCGTGTCCATTGA
- a CDS encoding extracellular solute-binding protein → MVADFETSHPDIKVSANWIQNDYEQQLQTTIAGGTAPTVSQISNTSLASFASTYQPVNLTPSTYSSPNIAASAKFDGKYYETPFTAKAKVMVINKKLFEKNGVPLPSATTPLTPDQFAADAKKLTSGSGKTKIYGSSPLWYLGWLTAEGGSEYNEAGTKCTFDSDAAVRAARLVGDSQAEDGFAPTLLDAQGQDMFGWLSIGRIAMYPDFGPWNIAQLTALKNSSDFEIVPVPGKGEPMEIDGLGISKTASASQTAAAKTFVKFMSTNKAAQSLLTTSKASLGQPVVDSARDSFLASAPSMNLQAFLSGVDQSTVPASVKQATVIESKFTTDLASRTAVGSGKEDPAKVLPELNSDCQSALSSN, encoded by the coding sequence ATGGTTGCCGACTTCGAGACGTCTCACCCCGATATCAAAGTCTCGGCGAACTGGATTCAGAACGACTACGAGCAGCAGTTGCAGACGACGATCGCCGGGGGCACGGCGCCGACCGTCTCACAGATCTCGAACACGTCGCTGGCGAGTTTCGCCTCCACCTACCAGCCGGTAAATCTGACTCCCTCGACGTACTCGTCGCCGAACATCGCCGCCAGCGCGAAGTTTGACGGCAAATACTACGAGACACCCTTCACTGCCAAGGCCAAGGTCATGGTCATCAACAAGAAGCTCTTCGAGAAGAACGGTGTGCCTCTACCCTCAGCGACCACACCGCTCACTCCCGACCAGTTCGCCGCAGACGCGAAAAAGCTCACCTCGGGTTCGGGCAAAACAAAAATCTACGGATCGTCACCCCTGTGGTACCTGGGTTGGCTGACTGCAGAAGGAGGCTCGGAATACAACGAGGCGGGCACCAAATGCACCTTCGACTCCGACGCCGCCGTGCGAGCCGCTCGGCTCGTCGGAGACTCCCAGGCCGAGGACGGATTCGCCCCGACGCTCCTGGACGCTCAGGGCCAGGACATGTTCGGTTGGCTCAGCATCGGCCGTATCGCCATGTATCCCGATTTCGGCCCGTGGAACATTGCCCAGTTGACAGCGCTGAAGAATAGTTCTGATTTCGAGATTGTCCCTGTCCCCGGAAAGGGCGAGCCGATGGAGATCGACGGCCTGGGAATCTCGAAAACCGCGTCGGCTTCACAGACGGCGGCTGCCAAGACCTTCGTAAAGTTCATGAGCACGAACAAGGCGGCGCAGAGCCTGCTGACCACGTCGAAGGCATCGCTCGGACAACCCGTCGTCGACTCCGCGCGGGACAGCTTCCTGGCATCCGCTCCGTCGATGAACCTTCAGGCCTTCTTGTCGGGCGTCGACCAGTCGACCGTCCCGGCCTCGGTGAAGCAGGCCACGGTGATCGAAAGCAAGTTCACGACGGACCTAGCATCCCGGACGGCTGTCGGCTCCGGCAAAGAGGACCCCGCCAAAGTGCTTCCCGAACTGAACAGCGACTGCCAGAGCGCTCTGTCGTCCAACTAG